Proteins encoded within one genomic window of Jiangella mangrovi:
- a CDS encoding 2-oxoacid:ferredoxin oxidoreductase subunit beta: MGLPGLAGVPTTDVKQTKKDFTSDQEVRWCPGCGDYAVLAAVQGFLPDLGLARENIVFVSGIGCSSRFPYYMNTYGMHSIHGRAPAIATGLAASRPDLSVWVITGDGDALSIGGNHLIHALRRNVNLTILLFNNRIYGLTKGQYSPTSEQGKVTKSTPMGSLEAPFNPVSLALGAEATFVARTIDSDRQHLTSVLSAAAAHRGTSLVEIYQNCNIFNDGAFEILKNKDSRDEVLIRLEHGEPVRFGTDGQHGVRRNPATGSLEVCDGDDPGLVVHDATADDPTQAFALSRLADPGTLARSPIGIFRRVERPAYGDLMSAQVDEAALKQGEGDLQALLRGNDAWTVG; this comes from the coding sequence CTGGGCCTGCCCGGGCTCGCCGGCGTCCCGACCACGGACGTCAAGCAGACGAAGAAGGACTTCACCAGCGACCAGGAGGTCCGCTGGTGCCCGGGCTGCGGCGACTACGCCGTGCTCGCGGCCGTCCAGGGCTTCCTGCCCGACCTCGGCCTGGCGCGCGAGAACATCGTCTTCGTCTCGGGCATCGGCTGCTCCTCGCGCTTCCCGTACTACATGAACACCTACGGGATGCACTCCATCCACGGCCGCGCGCCGGCCATCGCGACCGGCCTGGCCGCGTCGCGCCCCGATCTCTCGGTGTGGGTCATCACCGGCGACGGCGACGCGCTCTCCATCGGCGGCAACCACCTGATCCACGCGCTGCGCCGCAACGTCAACCTGACGATCCTGCTGTTCAACAATCGCATCTACGGGCTGACCAAGGGCCAGTACTCGCCGACCAGCGAGCAGGGCAAGGTCACCAAGTCCACGCCCATGGGCTCGCTCGAGGCGCCGTTCAACCCGGTGTCGCTGGCGCTGGGCGCCGAGGCCACCTTCGTCGCGCGCACCATCGACTCCGACCGCCAGCACCTCACGTCGGTGCTGTCGGCCGCGGCGGCGCACCGCGGCACGTCGCTGGTCGAGATCTACCAGAACTGCAACATCTTCAACGACGGCGCGTTCGAGATTCTCAAGAACAAGGACAGCCGCGACGAGGTTCTCATCCGGCTCGAGCACGGCGAGCCGGTGCGCTTCGGCACCGACGGCCAGCACGGCGTGCGCCGCAACCCCGCCACGGGCTCGCTCGAGGTGTGCGACGGCGACGACCCCGGCCTGGTGGTCCACGACGCCACCGCCGACGACCCCACCCAGGCGTTCGCGCTCTCGCGGCTGGCCGACCCGGGCACACTGGCGCGCAGCCCCATCGGCATCTTCCGCCGGGTCGAGCGGCCGGCCTACGGCGACCTCATGAGCGCCCAGGTCGACGAGGCCGCGCTGAAGCAGGGCGAGGGCGACCTGCAGGCCCTGCTGCGCGGCAACGACGCGTGGACGGTGGGCTGA